The following coding sequences lie in one Treponema sp. OMZ 790 genomic window:
- a CDS encoding flagellar hook-length control protein FliK produces the protein MHAVDVRMQALPVQEPEKNESPRDIKRADAEPVRNGDSFLAMIKKMIAAAKDGSKEIDEARFEDARLREDKMRDSSLQKETGRQDTEFSAKDSARNAKGLNAAETDNRPNSKEAYLKELKDLLKKPNNETQKLNSEHLQAEKVQKDIPELNLKILNEDFRGEIKDLLPQDVKEDESLTLLSDEALKNLDKTKKKKTQSVDEEKAGQAGALASLSKTDKKGLPKKISPQSEAVKENLNKKPISKLKPKISVEDLRSMHSVQSDVHTAGSESRVETDNSVDMVIDFSGKPQNASQGGDLQSTQNGSEAQKTNQSFSAMLAQEIRESAADFVQAGKIVLRDNNAGEIRLHLRPENLGSVKINLELSEGKRVTGTVTVASKEAYEAFEKNLDNLAKEFKENGFEFAEFNLDWSGTSGQDGFAENFESFAGFAYKNPEQDLRQLEKTADNLSTYSYVYGSTVDLLA, from the coding sequence ATGCACGCAGTTGATGTTCGTATGCAGGCTTTGCCGGTACAGGAACCGGAAAAAAACGAAAGCCCTAGGGACATTAAAAGAGCTGATGCGGAACCTGTAAGAAACGGAGATTCATTCCTGGCAATGATCAAAAAGATGATTGCCGCCGCCAAGGATGGAAGCAAGGAGATTGATGAGGCCCGATTTGAAGATGCCCGCCTTAGGGAAGATAAAATGAGGGATTCATCGCTTCAAAAGGAAACAGGAAGGCAAGATACGGAATTCTCGGCTAAAGATTCGGCCCGTAACGCCAAGGGTTTGAATGCTGCAGAAACCGATAATCGGCCTAATTCCAAAGAAGCTTATTTAAAAGAGCTCAAGGATTTACTAAAAAAGCCTAATAACGAAACGCAAAAGCTAAATTCGGAACACTTGCAGGCTGAAAAAGTGCAAAAAGATATACCTGAATTAAATCTTAAAATTCTCAATGAGGATTTTAGGGGAGAAATTAAGGATCTTTTGCCGCAAGATGTCAAAGAAGATGAAAGCCTTACTCTTCTTTCTGATGAAGCTTTAAAAAACTTAGATAAGACAAAAAAGAAAAAAACTCAGTCCGTTGACGAAGAAAAGGCCGGACAAGCAGGAGCGTTGGCATCTTTATCCAAGACCGATAAAAAAGGCTTACCAAAAAAGATATCTCCTCAAAGTGAAGCGGTAAAGGAAAACTTAAACAAAAAGCCGATTTCCAAGCTTAAGCCTAAAATTTCTGTAGAAGACTTACGCTCAATGCATTCAGTTCAATCGGATGTTCATACGGCAGGTTCCGAATCGAGGGTGGAAACCGATAATTCCGTCGATATGGTCATCGATTTTAGCGGTAAGCCTCAAAATGCATCACAGGGCGGAGATCTTCAAAGCACTCAAAACGGCAGCGAGGCTCAAAAAACAAATCAAAGTTTTTCCGCTATGTTGGCTCAAGAAATAAGAGAGTCGGCAGCAGACTTTGTACAAGCCGGAAAAATAGTTCTTCGCGACAATAACGCAGGAGAAATAAGGCTGCATCTAAGACCTGAAAATCTTGGATCCGTAAAAATCAATTTAGAGTTGAGTGAGGGTAAAAGGGTTACCGGAACAGTAACGGTTGCCTCTAAAGAAGCCTACGAAGCCTTTGAGAAAAATTTGGATAATTTGGCTAAAGAATTTAAAGAAAACGGCTTTGAATTTGCCGAATTTAATTTAGATTGGTCGGGAACTTCGGGACAAGATGGTTTTGCCGAAAATTTTGAATCTTTTGCCGGATTTGCTTATAAAAATCCGGAACAAGATTTAAGGCAGCTTGAAAAAACGGCCGATAATCTGAGTACCTACAGTTACGTTTACGGTTCAACTGTAGATCTTTTGGCTTAA
- a CDS encoding Rpn family recombination-promoting nuclease/putative transposase has translation MNKEKILNPKTDWVFKLMFSKGEEGNKALISFLNAFLEDSYGKIKKAEILNTELIRDRPSGETYRLDFLIKTDTGLLVDLEMQQFWKANYPRRSQMYLMRLASRFLKTEPKEDDFLYAISLSVFGCDVPKNAELVRMSEGSVIQYLYVELNELIVYTMKKKLEEYNLKDFWIRFLANYEEDKKSGMLEELCRLEEGIRMAEATLFRVTDEERRMAIELSNEKYKMYVECERNEARREGLAEGRTTGLAEGSHQKALETAKNLLEMGLSHNNIAKATGLSVKEVEQL, from the coding sequence ATGAATAAAGAAAAAATTTTAAACCCTAAGACCGATTGGGTATTTAAGCTGATGTTTTCTAAAGGCGAGGAAGGAAACAAGGCTCTTATCAGTTTTCTAAATGCCTTTTTGGAAGATTCTTACGGTAAAATCAAAAAGGCCGAAATCCTAAACACCGAGCTCATCCGCGACAGACCGTCGGGTGAAACCTACCGCCTAGACTTTTTAATTAAAACCGACACAGGCCTTCTTGTAGATCTTGAAATGCAACAGTTTTGGAAAGCCAACTATCCGAGGCGGAGTCAAATGTACCTTATGCGTTTAGCTTCTCGTTTTTTAAAGACGGAGCCTAAAGAAGACGACTTTTTGTATGCAATAAGCCTTTCGGTTTTTGGCTGCGATGTTCCTAAAAACGCCGAGCTTGTCAGAATGTCTGAAGGTTCGGTAATTCAATATCTTTATGTTGAATTAAACGAGCTAATAGTTTATACTATGAAAAAGAAACTTGAAGAGTATAACCTAAAAGATTTTTGGATAAGGTTTTTAGCCAACTATGAAGAAGATAAAAAAAGCGGGATGTTGGAAGAATTATGCAGATTAGAGGAGGGTATAAGAATGGCAGAAGCGACACTCTTTAGGGTAACGGATGAAGAGAGGCGAATGGCAATAGAACTCTCTAATGAAAAATACAAGATGTATGTAGAATGTGAAAGGAATGAAGCCAGAAGAGAGGGATTAGCTGAGGGCCGGACAACAGGTTTGGCTGAGGGTTCTCATCAAAAAGCCCTTGAAACAGCAAAAAATTTACTTGAGATGGGATTATCACACAATAATATTGCAAAAGCAACAGGCCTTTCAGTTAAAGAAGTAGAACAACTCTAA
- a CDS encoding DUF2871 family protein produces MYIVESVFDLSYLALVMALSIKLLLQKDRTAKLFGLMALLLGAGDSFHLLPRVISMWHKGGFEANAFYLSIGVLITSITMTIFYLMFYHYYKIKTNTSSKHKDILIYGLAVIRLILTVMPQNEWGMADASYTWSIIRNIPFAVLGAVLIYFFYKARKTPGLEHMALLTALSFLFYLPVVLFSKTVPVVGSLMMPKTVAYVGIVYVGFKHFIPKFSLRSILENSFVYLILGLAAGVFFREFTKFNGFDGVSYLSLMHAHVLVLGVVLSLAAYLAFKQVPSLDEKKLACVRRANYFWNMGLLITVVLMLLRGIITVLGNNYTSKAQYAALSGIAGIGHILLAFGLIYTFLIILKTRED; encoded by the coding sequence ATGTACATTGTTGAATCTGTTTTTGATTTGAGCTATTTGGCTCTGGTTATGGCCCTAAGCATAAAGCTTTTGTTACAAAAGGATAGAACGGCAAAGCTGTTTGGGCTTATGGCTCTTCTTTTAGGCGCCGGGGATTCATTTCACCTTCTTCCCCGTGTAATTTCTATGTGGCACAAGGGCGGTTTTGAGGCAAATGCCTTCTACCTGTCAATCGGAGTTTTAATAACTTCCATTACAATGACTATTTTTTATCTTATGTTCTATCATTATTATAAGATAAAAACCAATACAAGCAGCAAGCATAAGGATATTCTTATATACGGTTTGGCAGTCATAAGGCTGATACTCACCGTTATGCCTCAAAATGAGTGGGGTATGGCCGATGCAAGCTATACTTGGAGCATAATCCGTAATATCCCCTTTGCTGTTCTCGGAGCCGTTTTGATTTATTTCTTTTACAAGGCTAGAAAAACCCCCGGCTTGGAGCACATGGCCTTATTAACCGCTTTAAGTTTTTTATTCTATTTACCTGTTGTCTTGTTTTCAAAAACCGTGCCTGTAGTCGGTTCTCTTATGATGCCCAAGACTGTGGCCTATGTGGGAATCGTATATGTAGGATTTAAGCATTTTATACCCAAATTCAGCCTAAGAAGTATCTTGGAGAATTCTTTTGTGTACTTGATTTTAGGTTTGGCCGCCGGTGTTTTTTTTAGGGAATTTACAAAATTCAATGGCTTTGACGGGGTTTCATATCTAAGCTTGATGCATGCCCATGTTTTGGTTTTAGGGGTTGTCCTTTCCCTGGCTGCCTACCTTGCATTTAAACAGGTCCCGTCTCTTGACGAAAAAAAACTTGCCTGTGTCAGAAGGGCTAATTATTTTTGGAATATGGGGCTTCTTATTACTGTAGTCCTCATGCTTTTGAGAGGTATTATTACTGTTTTAGGAAATAATTATACCTCAAAAGCTCAATATGCTGCCCTTTCAGGCATAGCTGGAATAGGCCACATCCTTTTGGCTTTCGGCCTCATATATACATTTTTGATTATTCTTAAAACAAGAGAGGATTAA